One window from the genome of Tolypothrix sp. NIES-4075 encodes:
- a CDS encoding DUF6887 family protein, producing MSKPNFDAMSEAELRAYVIAQQDDQEAFYAFVDRLKAKPPSAVYPASMTPEEIHQAILMHVQQKQKTQDA from the coding sequence ATGAGCAAACCAAATTTTGATGCTATGAGTGAAGCTGAATTAAGAGCCTACGTCATTGCACAGCAAGACGATCAAGAAGCTTTTTACGCATTTGTAGATCGTTTGAAGGCAAAACCTCCCTCTGCGGTTTATCCCGCATCGATGACACCAGAGGAAATCCATCAAGCAATATTAATGCATGTTCAGCAGAAGCAGAAAACGCAAGACGCATAG
- a CDS encoding DUF6888 family protein has product MNAKGLLFILAGDDIQILISRDGNWDYL; this is encoded by the coding sequence ATGAACGCAAAAGGATTGCTGTTCATTCTCGCTGGAGATGATATACAAATTCTGATTAGTCGTGATGGAAACTGGGACTATTTATGA
- a CDS encoding DUF2726 domain-containing protein, with amino-acid sequence MSIKPKRLVNSYEERMLEFLQTCVKGNYKIHPQVSLCQFCELNNNLELELRKFFFSSSVDALITDNDYKPCLVVDFQSHYHDSIEAKERDRKKATLLSFAKIPLLNSRLKEFGLLHLYSKDEEVVFNLFTGEQRENAKALIRKYCEQSACSEVKALAC; translated from the coding sequence ATGTCTATAAAACCTAAAAGACTCGTCAATTCATACGAAGAAAGGATGCTGGAGTTTCTCCAAACCTGCGTAAAGGGAAATTATAAAATTCATCCGCAGGTTAGCTTATGTCAATTTTGCGAACTAAATAATAATTTGGAATTGGAACTCAGAAAGTTTTTCTTTAGCTCTAGTGTTGATGCTTTGATAACAGACAATGATTATAAACCTTGTCTAGTAGTAGATTTTCAGTCTCACTATCACGATTCTATTGAAGCAAAAGAGCGTGACAGAAAAAAAGCAACTTTATTGAGTTTTGCAAAGATTCCCTTACTTAATTCACGGCTGAAAGAGTTTGGACTATTACATCTTTACTCTAAAGATGAGGAAGTAGTTTTCAATTTATTCACTGGGGAACAGCGAGAAAATGCTAAAGCCCTAATTAGAAAGTATTGCGAACAATCTGCTTGTAGTGAAGTTAAAGCCTTAGCTTGTTAA
- a CDS encoding DUF262 domain-containing protein, whose protein sequence is MENGQKTILELFDGRKIFNIPKYQRAYAWESRQLNDFINDIKNQNIEKEYFFGTILFQ, encoded by the coding sequence ATGGAAAACGGTCAAAAAACAATTCTAGAATTATTTGATGGTAGGAAAATTTTTAATATTCCGAAGTATCAGAGAGCATATGCATGGGAAAGTAGGCAGCTAAATGATTTTATTAATGATATAAAAAATCAAAATATAGAAAAAGAATATTTTTTTGGCACTATTCTTTTTCAATAA
- the thiC gene encoding phosphomethylpyrimidine synthase produces MRTQWVAKRQGQDNVTQIHYARQGIITEEMDYVARRENLPVELIRDEVARGRMIIPANINHTNLEPMAIGIASKCKVNANIGASPNSSNLQEEVDKLNLAVKYGADTVMDLSTGGGNLDEIRTAIIKASPVPIGTVPVYQALESVHGTIEKLTADDFLHVIEKHAQQGVDYQTIHAGILIEHLPLVRNRITGIVSRGGGILARWMLHHHKQNPLYTHFRDIIEIFKRYDVSFSLGDSLRPGCTHDASDDAQLAELKTLGQLTRKAWEHNVQVMVEGPGHVPMDQIEFNVKKQMEECSEAPFYVLGPLVTDIAPGYDHITSAIGAAMAGWYGTAMLCYVTPKEHLGLPDAEDVRNGLIAYKIAAHAADIARHRPGARDRDDELSQARYNFDWNRQFELSLDPERAKEYHDETLPADIYKTAEFCSMCGPKFCPMQTKVDADALTELEKFLAKEPVTQG; encoded by the coding sequence ATGCGGACTCAATGGGTTGCTAAACGCCAGGGACAAGATAATGTCACGCAAATCCACTACGCACGTCAGGGTATTATCACTGAAGAAATGGATTATGTAGCCCGACGGGAAAACCTCCCCGTTGAGCTAATTAGAGACGAAGTAGCGCGGGGACGGATGATTATTCCCGCAAATATTAATCACACTAACTTAGAACCGATGGCGATCGGCATCGCCTCTAAATGCAAGGTAAATGCCAATATCGGTGCTTCCCCGAACTCTTCCAATCTTCAGGAAGAAGTAGATAAGCTAAACTTAGCGGTAAAATATGGCGCTGATACCGTAATGGACTTGTCCACTGGCGGTGGTAACTTAGACGAAATTCGCACCGCCATTATCAAAGCTTCACCAGTGCCTATCGGGACAGTGCCAGTATACCAAGCTTTGGAAAGCGTCCACGGCACAATTGAGAAACTTACCGCCGATGACTTTCTTCATGTCATCGAAAAACACGCCCAGCAGGGGGTAGACTATCAAACTATCCACGCGGGAATTTTGATTGAACATTTGCCTTTAGTAAGAAATCGCATTACTGGCATTGTCTCTCGCGGTGGCGGTATTTTGGCACGGTGGATGCTGCATCACCATAAACAAAACCCGCTTTATACGCACTTCCGTGACATCATCGAGATTTTTAAAAGATACGATGTCTCTTTCAGTTTGGGCGATTCTTTGCGTCCTGGCTGTACCCATGATGCCTCAGATGATGCACAATTAGCTGAGTTGAAAACTCTGGGGCAATTGACCCGCAAAGCGTGGGAACATAACGTTCAGGTGATGGTAGAAGGTCCCGGACATGTGCCGATGGATCAAATTGAATTCAACGTCAAAAAGCAGATGGAAGAGTGTTCGGAAGCACCATTCTACGTGCTGGGACCTTTGGTGACAGATATTGCTCCAGGTTATGACCATATTACCTCAGCGATCGGTGCAGCAATGGCTGGTTGGTATGGTACGGCGATGCTGTGTTACGTAACACCGAAGGAACATTTAGGACTGCCGGATGCCGAAGATGTACGTAACGGTTTGATTGCTTATAAGATTGCCGCTCACGCTGCGGATATTGCTAGACATAGACCAGGTGCGAGAGACAGAGACGATGAACTTTCTCAAGCACGTTATAACTTCGACTGGAACCGTCAGTTTGAATTATCACTCGACCCGGAAAGAGCGAAGGAATATCACGACGAAACTTTACCAGCAGATATTTACAAAACTGCTGAGTTTTGCTCGATGTGTGGTCCCAAATTCTGCCCAATGCAAACTAAAGTTGATGCTGATGCGTTGACAGAATTAGAGAAATTCTTGGCAAAAGAGCCTGTAACGCAAGGTTAA
- a CDS encoding BON domain-containing protein, whose product MKNLLGLLIGGFLVVGAVSCSEPPSRTSADAPGSTKENVNAPTKEASQTTQSDATNDTRKRQIESDTRAREERNNVTGGDADRADADLESEVRGKLEANLPASQLTVDAEKGNVTVVGTVPTQEQLSKIPTLAQEIKGVKSVKVNAKVAPAQAAPNKQ is encoded by the coding sequence ATGAAAAACTTACTTGGCTTACTAATCGGTGGATTCCTAGTTGTGGGTGCAGTTAGTTGCAGCGAACCCCCATCCAGAACCAGTGCCGATGCACCCGGTAGCACAAAAGAAAACGTCAACGCACCAACCAAAGAAGCCTCTCAGACAACCCAAAGCGATGCCACTAACGATACCCGTAAAAGACAAATAGAATCTGACACCAGAGCGCGTGAGGAACGTAATAATGTTACTGGTGGTGACGCAGATAGAGCCGATGCCGACCTTGAAAGCGAAGTTCGGGGTAAACTAGAAGCAAATTTACCAGCTAGTCAATTAACGGTTGATGCTGAAAAGGGAAATGTAACCGTTGTCGGCACGGTTCCTACTCAAGAGCAATTAAGTAAAATTCCTACTTTGGCACAAGAGATTAAAGGCGTTAAAAGTGTCAAGGTTAATGCCAAGGTAGCCCCAGCACAAGCAGCACCAAACAAACAATAA
- a CDS encoding ribbon-helix-helix domain-containing protein, which translates to MDGIVRTTLALPIELLEAADRAVRKGKAKSRNEFVTQALRRELAAQKRAEIDAAFASMADDIEYQAEATAIANEFVKADWEAFEIGESQQ; encoded by the coding sequence ATGGATGGCATTGTCCGAACAACATTAGCCCTACCAATTGAGCTTCTAGAAGCAGCCGATCGCGCTGTACGAAAAGGAAAAGCTAAGAGTCGCAATGAGTTTGTTACCCAAGCTTTACGTCGTGAGTTAGCGGCTCAAAAACGAGCTGAAATTGACGCGGCTTTTGCATCAATGGCTGATGATATCGAATATCAAGCCGAAGCAACAGCAATCGCTAATGAATTTGTTAAAGCTGATTGGGAAGCCTTTGAAATAGGTGAATCTCAGCAATGA
- a CDS encoding type II toxin-antitoxin system PemK/MazF family toxin, with the protein MRRGEVYDASLDPTEGSEQTGIRPVIIVSRDAINAASQVVLAVPCTTYRPGKRIYPSQILINAPEGGLDRDSVALGEQVRALAKTRFLRLRGMLSSSSLQQLDQALLIAFDLPGQVEFE; encoded by the coding sequence ATGAGACGAGGTGAAGTTTACGATGCTTCTCTTGATCCAACCGAAGGTTCCGAACAGACAGGAATTCGACCTGTAATTATTGTCAGCCGTGATGCGATCAATGCAGCAAGTCAAGTTGTACTAGCGGTTCCTTGCACAACTTACCGTCCCGGAAAACGTATTTATCCGAGTCAGATACTAATTAATGCACCTGAGGGAGGGTTAGATAGAGACTCGGTAGCGCTGGGGGAACAAGTACGCGCTTTAGCTAAAACTCGGTTTTTGCGTCTGCGGGGAATGCTTTCATCTTCATCATTGCAGCAATTGGATCAAGCGTTGTTAATTGCTTTTGATTTGCCTGGACAAGTTGAGTTTGAATAG
- a CDS encoding DUF6888 family protein, giving the protein MLICRYSHFITLKPQRDAKLSLPSKYRKIIWIYKLFKGAIILPTAEQALKCVYLSQALTTVYKPIYMVRLDERKRIAVHSRWR; this is encoded by the coding sequence TTGTTAATTTGCAGGTATTCTCACTTCATTACTTTGAAACCTCAACGAGACGCAAAGCTTTCGCTTCCATCAAAGTACCGTAAAATAATATGGATATATAAGCTTTTTAAAGGAGCAATTATTCTTCCCACAGCAGAACAAGCCCTAAAGTGTGTTTACCTGTCTCAAGCATTGACAACTGTTTACAAACCAATTTATATGGTGCGTCTGGATGAACGCAAAAGGATTGCTGTTCATTCTCGCTGGAGATGA
- a CDS encoding BON domain-containing protein translates to MKKLIPFLVTGILVVGTVGCQQGTKTGSETGTTNEAGAPAKEASQTTGDAMKNGDAMKNGDAMKNGDAMKNGDAMKNGDAMKNGDAMKNGDAMKNGDAMKGGSDTKSLVNSKLTEKIPGSKLVAEDKDGVVTVTGTVPSQADIKKIEPAVKEVKGVKSVKVEAKVGSAKP, encoded by the coding sequence ATGAAAAAGCTAATTCCATTTCTAGTCACTGGCATTTTGGTAGTCGGTACTGTTGGCTGTCAACAAGGTACTAAAACTGGTTCAGAGACTGGTACTACAAATGAAGCCGGCGCACCAGCAAAAGAGGCTTCTCAGACAACTGGTGACGCAATGAAAAATGGCGACGCAATGAAAAATGGCGACGCGATGAAAAATGGCGACGCGATGAAAAATGGCGACGCAATGAAAAATGGCGACGCAATGAAAAATGGCGACGCGATGAAAAATGGCGACGCGATGAAAAATGGCGACGCGATGAAAGGGGGAAGCGACACCAAAAGCTTAGTCAACAGCAAACTAACAGAAAAGATTCCCGGCAGCAAGTTAGTAGCTGAAGACAAAGATGGTGTTGTAACCGTTACAGGAACAGTACCATCTCAAGCGGATATCAAGAAAATTGAACCCGCTGTTAAAGAAGTCAAGGGTGTAAAAAGCGTGAAAGTTGAAGCAAAAGTTGGTAGCGCAAAACCATAG
- a CDS encoding general stress protein → MALGTHKRAVGVFSSRRDAEHALTELRDVGFNMGKISIIAKDGDRHDDIAGVETQKRVGNKADEGVASGAVTGTVLGGITGLLVGLGTLAIPGVGPILLAGEVASTLATAAAGAGIGAAAGGLLGALAGLGVPEERAKIYSDRVSRGDYLLIVDGSEEEIYRAESVLQNQRIQEFGIYNAPGMARDADYLEPANRVVDSIGISDDDSKVIIVDRRDGSI, encoded by the coding sequence ATGGCTTTAGGCACTCACAAGCGTGCGGTTGGCGTATTCTCTAGCCGTCGTGATGCCGAACATGCACTCACTGAACTCAGAGATGTCGGCTTCAATATGGGTAAGATTTCCATAATTGCCAAAGATGGCGATCGCCATGATGATATTGCTGGTGTGGAAACGCAGAAGCGCGTTGGCAATAAAGCTGATGAAGGTGTCGCAAGCGGAGCTGTAACGGGTACTGTTTTAGGGGGTATCACTGGCTTACTGGTAGGATTAGGTACTTTAGCAATTCCTGGCGTAGGACCCATATTGTTGGCGGGTGAGGTAGCCTCAACTCTGGCTACAGCTGCTGCTGGTGCTGGTATTGGCGCGGCAGCGGGCGGGTTGTTAGGTGCGTTGGCTGGTTTGGGAGTCCCCGAGGAACGAGCTAAAATTTACAGCGATCGCGTGTCAAGAGGTGATTATCTCCTAATCGTCGATGGCAGCGAAGAAGAAATCTATCGCGCCGAAAGTGTTCTGCAAAATCAGCGTATTCAGGAGTTTGGCATTTACAATGCACCTGGTATGGCAAGAGACGCTGATTATCTAGAACCTGCTAATCGTGTAGTCGATAGCATAGGTATTTCTGACGATGATTCCAAGGTAATTATCGTTGACCGTCGGGATGGAAGCATCTAA